CAGATGTTGTTTAGTACACATTATGCTGGAGATATTCTAGCACTAAGATTTCGAAATGGAGAGCCCTGGAAAAAGGTTTTTGGCCCTGTTTATATCTACCTAAATTCTGTCTCATCTGATGATGAAGATATTCTCACACTATGGACAGATGCAAAAGAACAGGTACTGATCTATGTTACAATCCAATTTAAGTATAGTACAAGGTCTTTTCTTAATTATCAATCTGACTCGACTTTAATACAAACAGATGTTAATAGAAACCGAAAATTGGCCATACGATTTCCCTCTTTCGCAAGATTTCGTTACAGCTGATCAACGGGGTACTGTAAGTGGCAGATTACTCATTAGCGACAGGTATATTAACTTACTATTTCTCTACTAGCTAGTTTATACGAAATCGAACGATTATTTTTTTATTGATTATTATCAAACTACAAGTTTCTTATTGCAGCTATGTAAGTAAAAGATTTATCACTGCAAATTCTGCTTTCATTGGGTTGGCTGCACCTGGAGATGTAGGGTCATGGCAAACTGAAAATAAGGTTTATATTTAAGTATTTTTAGCAccatttttatcttttattttttagcTGCATTAGAATTTTTTTCCACCAATACATGATTTTTGTTTAATGTTCTTCAGGGTTATCAATTTTGGACTCAAACAGATAATGAAGgatattttttgattaaaaatatCATCCCAGGCAATTATAGCCTGTATGCTTGGGTTCCTGGATTTATTGGTGATTACAAATTCAAGAACTACATCAACATTACCCCAGGTTTGCATAAAACACTTTTAGTTGCTCCATCCACTTAAAATCCGGTACCATACTGACCGATGAAATTTAGGCTCGAATTGTGAAACAATACTTTTACTTTTAACCGATAGGTCAAGAGTTCGAGTCACATGAAATAAATAAGATAATACGACTCTTAGTCCTCTTGAAGTGGGGCTAGGGTTAAAAATGAAATACCATGTTAACTCGTAAAGTCAAGTCAATGTTTGATAAAGTTGACGCATTTAGTTTTTATATACTCAACTTTTATACTGTTCGATCACCTCAAAGATAACTATATGTAACTGTTGATAGTAAGTGAAACTAGTTAACTAGAATATACCGCAAGTAGCTTGCTATAAAACGTTAAACTACACTTACGGGGTAGAATTTCCTTGATTTTCACATTTTTGTTAACATGATAGTACTAATAATGTTCAGTACATATCTAACATATCCGGGGGCGAAGGTACATAGCTCTcagggtggtcaactgaccacccttcgtcgaaaaattatactgtatatataagtaaaatattaaatttttaatagtatataacatatattgaacacccggaatttttttttacttatttcaagtttgaacaccctaAATGAAATTCTCGGCTTCGCCACTGAACATAGCTACGTAAAAACAGGATCAAGAACTAGGCTGCAAACTCTAGTGTATAACCCTCCAAGGAATGGGCCAACATTGTGGGAAATAGGCATTCCTGAAAGAACTGCTGCAGAATTTTTCATTCCTAATCCACAACCAAGACTCCAAAACCAGTTATACATCGAACATTACGCAGAAAAGTGAGTCAACTTCGTTTAAATTATGCGTCTAATTTTTTTCTCAAGTTTTTTCTTGACTCAATCAGAACTTGTTCTGTTCGTTTTTTCAGGTTTAGGCAATATGGACTATGGGATAGTTACACACAACTATACCCTAATGATGATTTAATCTACACTGTTGGATCAAGCAACTATCAAACAGATTGGTTCTTTGCTCATGTAAATAGATGTACTTTCAAGTATGTCCGAAAACATCCTTTTCCCTTTAGCTTGTTTATTATTCACAAATATTATTGCAGTGGTAATGAGAATAAGAGTAATGTCTTCAAGTTCCTAACCTATAGACCTAAAAAAGGATAAAATTAACTTATTTACATTGACGACATATAGTAAATAATTCTTAAAATATCGGTGTAATTTAATCTGTTATAGCAGGTTGTATGTTGTAATTTGCACGTTCGTTGTCTGTCCTATTCTATTGTTTTAATCTTGATTGTAATATTTTTGCCAAACAGCGATGAAGGGAACAAAACATATATACCAACAACATGGCAAATTGTGTTTGATCTTCAAGAAGTGGAGAAGTCTTCAAATTATACACTTCAGCTAGCATTGGCTTCAATAAATGAAGCTGAATTACAAGTATGGACTAACATATTTTCACATTCTTTGTATATCTGCAAAATTTCTCTTGTATCTATTGTATTTTTTCGACTCACTCTGTGTTTTAATTGTTTAGATTCGAGTAAACGATCAAGATGCAGATCATGTACCTCACTTTACGACAGGGTTGATAGGCAAAGATAACGTGATTGCAAGACATGGAATTCATGGATTGTATTGGTTGTATAGTATAAATGTCCCTGGATTTCTTTTTGCTACTGGAAAAAATGTTATATTTCTTAAGCAAAGTAGAGGTTCAAGCCCCTGGAGTGGACTCATGTATGATTATATTCGACTTGAAGGCCCTCCTGCAAATGATTGAACAAATTCGCAAGCTGATTCTAAGTAATCGTTGTTATTCATTGGATTCCGGAGGAATTACTTTGTTAGGATTGGGGAATTGCTACTATTCTTCTTAAATGGTGTGGATTCTTTTTTAATCTCCCGTCTTTTTTAAAAAAGCAAAACTCGATCGGATAGAACAGATGATATAACTACATAACTTTTTCTTTGGTGGATATAATATAAAGGGGAAATTGGGGGATGCTGATACAATTAGAAGTTCAAAAAGCaacaaaaactcaaaatttcTATAAATGACTTTGGAAATCTTAAGTGTGGAACTTTTGTCATGCTATGATTCAAACACCTTGTCGCACGTTTGCTTGAAAGTAAACtctctttctttctctatttATTTAACCAAcgagaattttttttaaatttatctaGTTAACTAATATTTGACTTTTTTTCACACTACTCTCATTTCACTTTAACTCTGTTGAGAATGTAGACGGCATAAAAAATACTACACAAATAGGTTGCTTATTAGGAATTACGTACATAAATCTCCGGATAACCATTAATTGGTAATCTAGTCAAAAAAAGTTGCTAACTCGTTACTATAGATTACAATTCActcgaaaaatatataaaagatcATTGGGCTACGTGGGCTCTCCATAATAATTATGACCCATACACGATCATCCAAGTCAGGCTTTTTTTGTTATTGGGATAGGTGAATTCTTATAGATCCATCCCTCGATGGAACTGGACATGATAATTTTTAATCATTCAGTTCTAGCAAGAATAAAAAGAACCAAATGAATCCATATCtccatattttatatatatatatatatatatatatatatatatatatatatatatatatatatatatatatatatatggtaccAGTATTTACACATAGACATATATGATATGGGAATTGTTCAATGTAAGAAAAATTTGACTGGATCTTTTTTTACGGAGTTGCAACTATCTATTACAAAATAAAGAATTCCGTTCTTACAAGTAAATACTCAAGACCCAAGTAGGCTTACAAATCAGATCATGATATGATCAAGTGCTTTCTGGGTCGTCTCAGACCTTCTAATTGGTATTTATCtccaaaatatttgaagatacaCATACAAGGTTTGATTGTTACTAATATAGTCTAGCCTCTCTTCTTCTTTAGATCCCTTGTTTCACTCCGATAGTAGTATTGATCGTGTCAATGCAGAGAAAATAAATACATTTACATACAATTTAATCTTATAAGTGAACTAGATAAATCGAAATCTAATTCACTGGtcacaaaataaatttttaatgTTAAGTATTCAGGATGATCAGGACTATATATGCCTAAATCATATGACCAAATATTGTTCAAAGTTTCTAACTTATTTGGTATGATAGCAGTGTTTTTTACCCAACATTCTATTTTTATGCCTTCACAAGAAATGAAGGTCGTTGAATTTGTACAAATTACAAAGCATGTTGGGGTTGGCAAACCAGggaatatattatttttattttaacaaacaTAGACATTTTGTTTGACTTCCCTATTACTATAACTTAAAGTATTAaaattgaaattttattatttagtTTCTTATTTTACTAGCTTAACGTCTGTAGTATAGGGATGGTGTCCCAATTCAATTTAGCTTAAGCCTAGATTACAAGAAGGGCAAaagtccaaatatgcccttatactatacgaaattgagcacatttgtccttcgttaatactttaatTCAAATATGCCCTTATCGTCACAtaattggtccatatatgcccttagagttacacagttggcccatatatgcccttttcgaaacggaattcacccaaactCATTAGCTCTTtctttaattgtattaaagtgtattacaaacactatttactttttattagtactttttttttctttacctttctcttttctttcatcttttttcttttcttctcttttttttcctttttctttctcccttatccgatttccttcgttactgatgtcttctccattttcattaccaatttcacttgacaaaactcataaagtccaattactaaaaaaattctcccataaggtaatcaagttccaatttcactggccctttaaataaataaaattaaattatttcaaaaattatgatttaaaatttaaaataataaaaacatctcaacctttaacaatactcaaaagaccaaaatatttaaattatttccaaaaagataatttaatgattaaaagcctagagttcaagttgtagtgttataaatttgagttgttagtcttttttcagctggacattttctattttttttaactatgtaaattaggggtgtacatggaacgaGTTGGTTCgatatttttttatcaaaatcaaaccaaaccaattatatcggtttggattgttcgattttgttggattttcgggttttttgttacataaatattatttcaatcttactttgttaaattttttagaactaaatatatgttcagtaaaaatttaaaaatttaaaaatttaaaaacatatgatctataaaaatatttttatgggagaattttcttagtaattggaatatatgagttttgtcaagtgaaattggtgatgaaaatagagaagacatcagtaatggaggaaatcggataagggagaaagaaaaaggaaaaaataaagagaagaaaagaaaaaagatgaaagaaaagagaaaggtaaagaaaaaagtactaataaaaagaaaatagtatttataatacactttaatacaattaatgaaagagctaattagtttgggtgaattccgtttcgaaaagggtaTATATGAGTctactgtgtaactctaagggcatatatggatcaactatgtgacggtaagggcatatttgaacTAAAATATTAACGAAggacaaatgtgctcaatttcataTAAtataagggcatatttggacattTTCCGTTACAATAATAATTGGAATTTTGCCAAAGTTTGGCTCAACCACCAAAACGGACTTTGAAAAAAATCCGTGGCGACTACACATGACCCAATTGTTGGTTTTCGATCagaatttaatttatataaattACAATTAGTGTAATTTAATATGTTTGCCCACAGTAATTTTAATATTGCACATGAAAGAAACGACGTCCCATGATTAGAGAAGTTTTTGGAAAAAGTTTCGAGAGTATTACTCCATTTGTTTTGAAAACAGAATTTTTTAATTTCTCCATGCCCATTTGTGAAAttatactgagtttgttgttgttaatGCTTTCGGAATCGAAAAAATAAAGGCTTGTATAAAACCTAAACTTCTGGTCTTTGACATAAAGAAATAAGTAATAACGAAGGGGACGTTTTCAAATTATCTTCTAGCTAGTGGAATAAGAAAGATATGGATGGTTTACTCATGTAAACCAATAAAAAAAcgagaaaagaaatataaaaagaaaaaatcaaagtCGAGTCTTATGTCGGATTTTCTCAAAATTTTCGAGAAACTTATTGAATTTCTAAATGAGTTTTTATAATGCTATACTTCAATTAAAGATTGAGTCAAAGGAGAATTCCGCTTTACAATACGAAAAATCTTTTTCAAGAACCTAGGCGTATAGCCGTATACAAAGTAAATATTGTTTTTTGCTTTAACAGATCATATTACTATATTTTAAGATATATCCGATAATACATCGTAATTCAATAACATTTTATGAATACGTAATGTGACACTTTACATATCCGACAAAGATTTTTCTAAAGATATTTCCAAAGCCTAATTCTCTAAAAACCAAACTCTTTCGATCGGACGGAAAATTCATAGATTAATTTTTATCtagctctatatatatatatatatatatatatatatatatatattagtggaAGAAATCCTAATTTGTCTGCGTTTTTGTCCAAAGACGTACTTGTACCGTCAAAGGTAAATACCTAATACAAACTGGAAGTCAAGGTTCTAATCTTAATGAAATAGTACTACTTATTTgacaatttttatttatttataaatatgGGTGCGTACGCATGTAATTAAATCCTTTATATATACAGAAACACTAACCACTTGTAATAAGAAGTTCAACTACGTTTATCTTATTGGTTTCAAGTTTCAACTATTATCTTTTAAACCTAAAAGGTTCAGAAGCTCCATTCAACTTTTATATACGCAAATATCCTCAAGAACTTCAAAGTTCAAAGCAATTTTGGCTTTCTCTATGGTACATATGAAGTtctcttcctctttttttttctttcttttatgtcGTTGATAAAAATTTTGCCGGAAAATTATACTGTTTAGCAAgattaaaaatttattttggtGTATATTACTATATATATGTTGACTACACTTATTTTCTtcatatgttatatatatatatatatatatataattcctgACTCTGCCAACTGTCGTTGATACTTCTTGCATGGTTTGTGATAATATTCATCTATGTTCCTTCGTCAAATTGTTCAACCACTTCATCTAAGATTAAAAGCTTAAGCTGTTAGTGTTAATAATGGATGCAAGTGTGAACTAAACCGTCAAGATCTCTGCATATTTTGATACCTTATTGAGTTGTAATTGTGTGCATATTAAAGATTGTATACGTTTTTATTCacttaattatatttttaacGTTGATGGTTGTTCTTTTGCAGTGTTTTATGATAGGAGAGATGGTTGGAAAGAGGCTACAACGACAAACATTATTATGGTTTATAATTATTATCCAGCTTTTCTCGATTTTCACAAGTTCGAGGATGCTGCATGCTAGGTATATATAAATAAACTGAGATACTAATAACtttctgttttttcttttttctttttccagtGTGAAATTTTAAGCTCAAACACTTAGCTATATCGAGAGTTTCTTTtagttttttccttcttttatccGCATAAAACAACAAGAAGAAGTATTTATAAAGAaaaccaaaaaacaaaaacacTGGATATTGTAATTTCTCCAATTTGTTATACATTGTTGAATGGATGTTAATTATAACATGATCATTAATTAAACGGATAATTTCAGAGACCTCCCTCTAGGTTTCACCCTATCACACTGACCTTGCTTGTGGTTTACAATATTACGCCCACCTCCCTTATTTTAATTTTCTTGTAACCattttttaaaatcatttaaaataaatataaatattctttaaataaaatacaatttGACAGATTTGCCCTTTTTAATGTTAAAAAATACGAATCAACCCAACATATATATACCCCTACCTGTGTATTTCCTTCTGGTAACGAGATGATATTTTAAACTACAAATAGAGTATAATTGTTAAGCTTTTAATTTATTCTATGTaacaaaactactaaaatatattttattgttATTACTGAAGAAGGTTATCCAATTTGTAAAATGTATATGGAATGAGATAGTCACAGTATCCCAGTAGCTTAACTTGCAAATATATAATATGCTCATGACAAAAGGCCAAAGTTGGTGACAACATTTACGAAGCTAGGTTATTAATATTCGACATTAGTCTCTtcccattttatttattttatttttcagaaaTATTCCAAAAATATCCAAACAAAATAGCGGTCAGTTTCATTAGTTCTTATGTTGTTTTCAAGGACCATTTTAATGACAAGAAAAATCAAACTTTCTCTAGTACTCGAGTAATTAAATTTAAAGTAATTTCTCTAATTGaaagaaattaatatttaaaaGGGCAGATCTgtcaaattatattttatttatatttattttaaatgagtttaaagaatggttacaagaaaatcaaaataagggaggTATGCGCTAATATTGTAAACCACAAAGAATGTTAGTGTGATAGGGCAAAACCTGAAGAGAGGTCTGTGAAATTATCCGTTAATTAAACTTACATTGTTGCTATGTTGAGTTTAATGTATGACTCATATATCTCatgactttttttttcttctttttttcttttgtttctatCTCCTAATTACGTACAGGTATACTCCAGAGAACGATCCTCCAGTCAAATTGCACATCTCACATCACCATGTAAAATCTCATAATGACTTATTGACTTTTTTCATGGACTAATTAGtcgggatctttacacaaatagctgattagatttactttttatttttctagTCGGTGAATAGAGATTATACACTAATTATATATggttatatacatataatacgtGAATTACATATTCAacgattatttttaatttaaactaTTAGATAGACGGTTATTAGTGCTCCTATGTGATCGAAAGGCTTATATTTGTGTATTTATCAGGTGATAATAGATAATGGAATCGTCCAACTTACCCTATCAAATCCAACTGGACATATTGCTGGGGTAAGTTACAAAGGCATTGATAATCTCTTGGAGAAAAGGTTTCCAGAATCAAGGAGAGGGTAAGTTATATTTGGTTTTTCCTTTTCATACTTAGCTTTTCACCATTACAATTACAGTAGAATTTAGGGTAGGAGAATTTTGGCTACCAGTGGCGAATGCACATTCAATCAAATACAGTATTTTGACACGGATCATGAATATATACATGAAATAATACCAAACATTTAACTAATATTATTCTGAACCCATATTAGATCTTTACACAAAAAGCTAGCCGGATTTACTGTTTACTTTTTTAGCCGGTATACGTAAATTATATGCTAATTATACAGGGTTACACACATATTATACATCTActgactatttttagtttaagcggttgGATATGCGGTTATATATTTAGGTTAAGTCTTCAATTTTTTAATAATACAATAAGTTCAGTATTACCACCTTCAATTAGTTATCATATTTGGATGATTCTTTTTTAAATGCAGATACTGGGATACCATGTGGAAGCTTCCA
This region of Nicotiana tomentosiformis chromosome 4, ASM39032v3, whole genome shotgun sequence genomic DNA includes:
- the LOC104087224 gene encoding uncharacterized protein codes for the protein MKKVGRNREWRSVLGLLGILLQLFLLIECAATRRITKKNSHLDLQSLYPPVQLHKLNNHVLVDNGLFNITFSVPGGMVIAIQYNGIDNLLENENKLNNRGYWDIVWNKAEKPGIIYDKLEGTNFEVILQDENQVEISFTRTWKPLNSSSLSMNVDKRFIILRGNNGFYSYAILERLEGWPDIDVYQGRMAFKLNEKLFPYMAISDERQRIMPTAKDREMGRELDYPEAVLLTSPTNSFLKGEVDDKYQYSVEDKDNRVHGWISPNPRTGFWMITPSNEFRTGGPVKQDLTSHTGPITLSMLFSTHYAGDILALRFRNGEPWKKVFGPVYIYLNSVSSDDEDILTLWTDAKEQMLIETENWPYDFPLSQDFVTADQRGTVSGRLLISDSYVSKRFITANSAFIGLAAPGDVGSWQTENKGYQFWTQTDNEGYFLIKNIIPGNYSLYAWVPGFIGDYKFKNYINITPGSRTRLQTLVYNPPRNGPTLWEIGIPERTAAEFFIPNPQPRLQNQLYIEHYAEKFRQYGLWDSYTQLYPNDDLIYTVGSSNYQTDWFFAHVNRCTFNDEGNKTYIPTTWQIVFDLQEVEKSSNYTLQLALASINEAELQIRVNDQDADHVPHFTTGLIGKDNVIARHGIHGLYWLYSINVPGFLFATGKNVIFLKQSRGSSPWSGLMYDYIRLEGPPAND